Proteins encoded together in one Aeromonas encheleia window:
- a CDS encoding porin: MKKTILAIAIPALFASAANAAVVYDKDGTSFDIYGRVQANYYADSDNASDITGSNAGDAELIGSSRLGWSGKVALNNTWSGIAKAEWQVASENSDKDTKKVKDANGNVIGTVESDNDGKFQARHVYVGFDGTQYGKIIFGQTDTAFYDVLEPTDIFNEWGDYGNYYDGRQEGQIIYSNTYGGFKGKLSYQTNDDEAVAVSDVGSDTNVTIFPNTKRKYGYAAAAGYDFDFGLGLNAGYAYSDLENTVTGDSGEKSEWAVGAHYAINGFYFAGVYTEGDLKNDANGNKGEGRGYELAASYNVDAWTFLAGYNFKEAKNNVTNTGYADKVDETLLGVQYNFTSKLKAYTEYKIQGIDDLDDEFTVALQYNF, from the coding sequence ATGAAAAAGACAATTCTGGCTATCGCTATCCCGGCTCTGTTCGCATCTGCCGCTAACGCCGCAGTGGTTTATGACAAAGACGGTACCTCTTTTGATATCTACGGCCGTGTTCAGGCTAACTACTACGCTGACAGCGACAATGCTAGCGATATTACTGGCAGCAACGCTGGTGATGCCGAGCTGATCGGTTCCTCCCGTCTGGGCTGGTCCGGTAAAGTTGCGCTGAACAACACCTGGTCTGGTATTGCTAAAGCCGAGTGGCAGGTTGCTTCGGAAAACAGCGATAAAGACACGAAGAAAGTTAAAGATGCAAATGGTAATGTAATTGGTACCGTTGAGTCTGATAACGATGGTAAATTCCAAGCGCGTCATGTCTATGTTGGTTTCGACGGTACTCAATACGGCAAGATCATCTTCGGCCAAACCGACACCGCGTTCTACGACGTGCTGGAGCCGACCGATATCTTCAACGAATGGGGCGATTACGGTAACTACTACGACGGTCGTCAAGAAGGCCAGATCATCTACTCCAACACCTACGGTGGTTTCAAGGGCAAGCTGTCCTACCAGACCAACGACGATGAGGCTGTTGCAGTGTCCGACGTTGGCAGCGACACCAACGTGACTATCTTCCCCAACACCAAGCGTAAATACGGCTACGCCGCTGCTGCCGGTTATGACTTCGACTTCGGTCTGGGCCTGAATGCCGGTTACGCTTACTCCGACTTGGAAAACACCGTCACTGGCGACAGCGGTGAGAAGTCCGAGTGGGCTGTTGGCGCACACTATGCCATCAACGGCTTCTACTTCGCCGGTGTCTACACCGAAGGCGACCTGAAGAATGACGCCAATGGTAACAAGGGTGAAGGCCGTGGCTACGAGCTGGCTGCTTCTTACAACGTAGACGCCTGGACCTTCCTGGCCGGCTACAACTTCAAAGAAGCCAAGAACAACGTCACCAACACTGGTTATGCTGACAAGGTTGACGAAACCCTGCTGGGCGTGCAGTACAACTTCACTTCCAAGCTGAAGGCTTACACTGAATACAAAATCCAGGGTATCGACGACCTGGACGACGAGTTCACTGTTGCCCTGCAATACAACTTCTAA
- the dinG gene encoding ATP-dependent DNA helicase DinG, with amino-acid sequence MLSTRLKAAIRNTYRQIADGLPGFVPRKEQNFLVAEIAKTLTGEYDRARRILVAEAGTGIGKSLSYAQGAIPVARLTQKKLIISTATVALQEQLIHKDLPFYHRHSELPFRFMLVKGRQRYCCEHLLEQAAQGAEMANFEFDFGALSKHKPTDADKARYQALWQAYTDGKWDGDRDNWAQPIPDLCWERIAADRHSCNKALSHHQHCPFHRARNDMDAADVLVVNHALLLSDLTMGGGIILPPPDECIYVLDEAHHLPTIARDHGAASASVKGSRRWLEKLAQSAGKLARALNKESLLDPQLKLQDALASLQPDLKALEQWLAGNEQLFGSEQHHRFADGVLPEPLPMLAENLKEASKKALRALDRMQGAIGEALKDGEIRRKEAEPLLAESGFHLQRLESFCALWEMLGRHVPTGKTPLARWMAKSDDGDIWLHASPIEVGYLLEEWLWSRCIGAVLVSATLTALSSFSYFRHQVGLKEHDGTRYLRLRSPFDYHKAELYLPKMAHEPSAPAFTQELVDTLPRLLAGKEASLVLFSSYRQMNEVALGLRAKGLSLLVQGEASRNALLSLHKQKCDGGQASILFGTGSFSEGLDLPGHYLTNLVITKLPFAVPNSPVEEATAEWVEKRGGNPFLQLTVPEASRKLIQACGRLIRKEADRGRVTILDRRLLTKRYGKGLLDALPPFTRRIE; translated from the coding sequence ATGCTATCTACCCGCCTCAAAGCCGCCATTCGCAATACCTATCGACAGATTGCCGATGGCTTACCCGGTTTTGTGCCGCGCAAGGAGCAGAATTTTCTGGTGGCCGAGATCGCCAAAACCCTGACCGGCGAATATGACAGGGCCCGTCGTATCCTGGTGGCCGAGGCGGGCACCGGCATCGGCAAATCCCTCTCCTATGCCCAGGGCGCCATCCCGGTGGCGCGCCTCACCCAGAAGAAGCTGATCATCTCCACCGCCACCGTCGCCCTGCAAGAGCAGCTGATCCACAAGGATCTGCCGTTCTATCACCGCCACAGCGAGCTGCCGTTTCGCTTCATGCTGGTCAAGGGGCGTCAGCGTTACTGCTGCGAGCACCTGCTGGAGCAGGCCGCCCAGGGCGCGGAGATGGCCAACTTTGAATTCGATTTCGGCGCCCTGAGCAAACACAAGCCAACGGACGCCGACAAGGCGCGCTATCAGGCGCTGTGGCAGGCCTATACCGACGGCAAGTGGGACGGGGACAGAGACAACTGGGCGCAACCCATTCCGGACCTGTGCTGGGAGCGGATCGCCGCCGACCGCCACAGCTGCAACAAGGCGCTGAGCCACCACCAGCACTGCCCCTTCCATCGCGCCCGCAACGACATGGACGCCGCCGATGTGTTGGTGGTCAACCATGCCCTGCTGCTGTCGGATCTCACCATGGGGGGTGGCATCATCCTGCCGCCGCCGGACGAATGCATCTACGTGCTGGATGAGGCCCATCACCTGCCGACCATAGCGCGGGATCACGGCGCCGCCTCCGCCAGCGTGAAGGGCTCGCGCCGCTGGCTGGAGAAGCTGGCGCAGAGCGCGGGCAAGCTGGCCCGGGCTCTCAACAAGGAGAGCCTGCTCGATCCCCAGCTGAAGCTGCAGGATGCGCTGGCCTCCCTGCAACCCGATCTCAAGGCACTGGAGCAGTGGCTCGCCGGCAACGAGCAGCTGTTTGGCAGCGAGCAGCACCACAGATTTGCCGACGGCGTGCTGCCCGAGCCCCTGCCCATGCTGGCGGAGAACCTGAAGGAGGCGAGCAAGAAGGCGCTGCGGGCACTGGATCGGATGCAGGGCGCCATCGGCGAGGCGCTCAAGGACGGCGAGATCCGGCGCAAGGAGGCCGAGCCCCTGCTGGCGGAGAGCGGTTTTCACCTGCAGCGGCTGGAGAGCTTCTGCGCCCTGTGGGAGATGCTGGGGCGCCACGTGCCGACCGGCAAGACCCCGCTGGCCCGCTGGATGGCCAAGAGCGACGATGGCGACATCTGGCTGCATGCCTCCCCCATCGAGGTGGGCTACCTGCTGGAGGAGTGGCTCTGGTCCCGTTGCATCGGCGCCGTGCTGGTGTCGGCTACCCTCACCGCCCTCTCCTCCTTCAGCTATTTCCGCCATCAGGTGGGACTGAAGGAGCACGATGGCACCCGTTATCTGCGCCTGCGCTCCCCCTTCGATTACCACAAGGCGGAGCTCTACCTTCCCAAGATGGCCCATGAGCCCAGTGCCCCCGCCTTTACCCAGGAGCTGGTCGATACCCTGCCCCGCCTGCTGGCGGGCAAGGAGGCGAGTCTGGTGCTGTTCTCCTCCTACCGGCAGATGAACGAGGTGGCGCTGGGGCTGCGGGCAAAAGGGCTGTCGCTGCTGGTGCAGGGCGAGGCCTCCCGCAACGCCCTGCTCAGCCTGCACAAACAGAAATGCGACGGCGGCCAGGCCAGCATACTGTTCGGCACCGGCAGCTTCTCCGAGGGGCTGGACTTGCCCGGTCACTACCTCACCAATCTGGTGATCACCAAGCTGCCCTTCGCCGTGCCCAACTCCCCGGTGGAAGAGGCGACCGCCGAGTGGGTCGAGAAACGGGGCGGCAACCCCTTCCTGCAGCTGACGGTGCCAGAAGCATCCCGCAAACTCATTCAGGCCTGTGGTCGCCTGATCCGCAAGGAAGCCGATCGGGGCCGAGTGACCATTCTCGATCGGCGCCTGCTGACCAAGCGCTACGGCAAGGGCCTGCTCGATGCACTTCCCCCCTTCACCCGCCGCATCGAGTAA
- a CDS encoding YccT family protein: MKLTVLVPALAGLLWAGSALASSQLEISNPYVVQLLDGVTINPKLLDKTSSFPIGAGKHQLVVAFEGNYSNRNDIKLVTAEPLVINFTAADNQTLMLDYKKPRTEEEAKQFVKEQKVVLKDKSSGQALASEQFVMPTVGGFQLTRDYQQELLKMGKAFNQPAAVAVSSAAVMAAASAPVAAAPSKAQSNPEALTQLQNWYNKADAETRKAFQIWVIQQQ; the protein is encoded by the coding sequence ATGAAACTGACTGTTCTGGTGCCGGCCCTGGCTGGTCTGTTGTGGGCAGGTAGCGCCCTGGCAAGTAGCCAACTGGAAATAAGCAATCCCTACGTGGTGCAGTTACTCGACGGCGTGACCATCAATCCCAAGCTGCTCGACAAGACCAGCAGCTTCCCTATCGGAGCCGGCAAGCACCAGCTGGTGGTGGCCTTCGAAGGCAACTACTCCAACCGTAACGACATCAAGCTGGTGACCGCCGAGCCGCTGGTGATCAACTTCACCGCCGCCGACAACCAGACCCTGATGCTGGATTACAAGAAGCCCCGTACCGAAGAAGAAGCCAAGCAGTTCGTGAAAGAGCAGAAGGTCGTACTCAAGGACAAGAGCAGCGGTCAGGCCCTGGCCAGCGAGCAGTTCGTCATGCCGACCGTCGGTGGCTTCCAGCTGACCCGCGACTACCAGCAAGAGCTGCTCAAGATGGGCAAGGCCTTCAACCAGCCAGCCGCCGTTGCCGTCTCCAGCGCCGCCGTGATGGCTGCCGCCAGCGCCCCGGTCGCAGCTGCACCGAGCAAGGCCCAGAGCAATCCGGAAGCCCTGACCCAGCTGCAAAACTGGTACAACAAGGCCGATGCGGAAACCCGCAAAGCCTTCCAGATCTGGGTGATCCAGCAGCAGTAA
- a CDS encoding histone deacetylase family protein produces MSLRIFHHATYSALTLPERHRFPLAKYQALYQRLLALGYPLEEALPASHEQLVRVHDADYVQAALAGRLDKQAIRRLGFPWSPLLIERTLHSVGATLAASRHALTQGCGLQVSGGYHHAHRAHGSGFCLFNDLVIAARACLDEGRCERVLIVDLDVHQGDGSAALCAGSRDIITLSLHGEHNFPRDKPASHLDFALPSGMQDDAYLDTLAQALSLALRLYGPDLILYQAGVDVHQADELGYLALSDAGVRQRDAMVFDCAWQQGLPIAAVPGGGYRRDWPQLIPLHLSLFEEAKKRYG; encoded by the coding sequence ATGTCCCTTCGCATCTTTCATCACGCCACTTACTCCGCCCTGACGCTGCCCGAGCGCCACCGCTTTCCGCTGGCCAAGTATCAGGCGCTCTACCAGAGGCTTCTGGCATTAGGGTATCCGCTGGAGGAGGCCCTCCCCGCCAGCCATGAACAGCTGGTGCGGGTCCACGACGCCGACTATGTGCAGGCAGCCCTGGCCGGTCGGCTCGACAAGCAGGCCATCCGCCGGCTCGGTTTCCCCTGGTCGCCCCTGCTGATCGAGCGCACCCTGCACTCGGTCGGCGCCACCCTGGCGGCCAGCCGCCATGCCCTCACCCAGGGCTGTGGCCTGCAGGTGTCCGGCGGCTATCACCATGCCCACAGGGCGCATGGCAGCGGCTTCTGCCTGTTCAACGATCTGGTGATCGCGGCCCGGGCCTGCTTGGACGAGGGACGCTGCGAGCGGGTGCTGATCGTGGATCTCGACGTCCATCAGGGGGATGGCAGCGCGGCGCTGTGCGCCGGCAGCCGTGACATCATCACCCTCTCCCTGCACGGCGAGCACAATTTCCCCCGCGACAAACCGGCCTCCCACCTGGACTTCGCCCTGCCAAGCGGCATGCAGGACGATGCCTACCTCGACACCCTGGCCCAGGCGCTGTCACTGGCGCTGCGCCTGTACGGCCCGGATCTCATCCTCTATCAGGCCGGGGTCGATGTGCATCAGGCCGATGAGCTCGGCTATCTCGCCCTGAGCGATGCCGGGGTGCGCCAGCGGGACGCCATGGTATTCGACTGCGCGTGGCAGCAGGGCCTGCCCATCGCCGCCGTGCCGGGGGGCGGTTACCGGCGCGACTGGCCGCAGCTGATCCCGCTGCACCTGTCCCTGTTCGAAGAGGCGAAAAAACGCTACGGCTAG
- a CDS encoding MFS transporter produces MTTYSRPVLLLLCGLLLLTLAIAVLNTLVPLWLAHDNLPTWQVGMVGSSYFSGNLLGTLLAGALIKRVGFNRSYYLASALFAAGCVGLGLTLGFWSWLTWRFIAGVGCAMIWVVVESALMCSGNARNRGRLLAAYMMVYYMGTVLGQLLVSTLPTGLMDVLPWVTGLVLAAILPLLFTRIVNEHSEQQGTTRVWPMLRLRQARLGVNGCIISGIVLGSLYGLMPLYLNHQGVSDAGIGYWMAVMVSAGILGQWPIGRLADRFGRLPVLRMQVLVVILGALAMLGAVAMGPALFILGAAGFTLYPVAMAWACEKVEQHQLVAMNQALLLSYTIGSLLGPAYTALLMQHYSDNLLFIMIASVSFIYLLMLRRPMGEHPTPVAHA; encoded by the coding sequence ATGACCACATACTCCCGGCCAGTGCTGTTATTGCTCTGTGGCCTGCTGCTGTTGACCCTGGCCATCGCGGTGTTGAATACCCTGGTACCGCTCTGGCTCGCCCATGACAATCTGCCGACCTGGCAGGTGGGCATGGTCGGCTCCTCCTATTTCAGCGGCAACCTGCTGGGGACCCTGCTGGCGGGAGCGCTGATCAAGCGCGTCGGGTTCAACCGCAGCTACTACCTGGCCTCCGCCCTCTTTGCCGCAGGCTGTGTCGGGTTAGGGCTCACCCTTGGCTTCTGGAGCTGGCTCACCTGGCGATTTATCGCAGGCGTCGGCTGCGCCATGATCTGGGTGGTGGTTGAGAGTGCGCTGATGTGCAGCGGCAACGCGCGCAATCGGGGGCGCCTGCTCGCCGCCTACATGATGGTCTATTACATGGGGACAGTGCTCGGGCAACTCTTGGTCAGCACGCTGCCGACCGGTCTGATGGATGTGTTGCCCTGGGTGACTGGCCTGGTATTGGCCGCGATCCTGCCGCTGCTGTTCACCCGCATTGTCAACGAGCACAGCGAACAGCAGGGGACAACCCGGGTGTGGCCGATGCTGCGCCTGCGTCAGGCGCGTCTTGGGGTCAATGGCTGCATCATATCCGGCATAGTACTGGGGTCGCTCTATGGCCTGATGCCACTCTACCTGAACCACCAGGGGGTGAGTGATGCCGGTATTGGCTACTGGATGGCGGTGATGGTGAGTGCTGGCATCCTGGGGCAGTGGCCGATAGGCCGTCTGGCGGACAGGTTCGGTCGCTTGCCGGTACTGCGGATGCAGGTGCTGGTGGTTATCCTTGGCGCTTTGGCGATGCTCGGTGCCGTAGCGATGGGCCCGGCGCTCTTCATCCTTGGCGCCGCCGGCTTTACGCTCTACCCGGTAGCCATGGCCTGGGCCTGCGAGAAGGTCGAGCAGCATCAGCTGGTGGCGATGAATCAGGCGCTGCTGTTGAGCTACACCATCGGCAGCCTGCTCGGCCCGGCCTATACCGCGCTCTTGATGCAGCACTACTCGGATAACCTGCTGTTTATCATGATAGCCAGCGTGTCGTTTATCTATCTGCTGATGCTGCGGCGTCCCATGGGTGAACATCCGACGCCGGTGGCACATGCCTGA
- the ylqF gene encoding ribosome biogenesis GTPase YlqF, translated as MSINWFPGHMHKARKEIAEVMPQVDVIIEMLDARIPFSSENPLVPELRGDTPVIKVLNKADLADPAITELWVAHMEKEKGIKALPLTQQEPEKIKNLLALCHEMLPERNFDLRGVRAMIMGIPNVGKSTLINTLAGRTIARTGNEAGVTKSQQRIKLDNNVILTDTPGFLWPKLNPPSCGYRLAVTAAIKDTVFDYADIAMFAADYFIKAYPERIKARYQIADLPETEIELLEMIARQRAFVRKGGLADLHKASEILVNEFRSGLLGRISLETPEMVSAEIVAAAEEAEEKAKEKAEREEERQARARRKYAKKRQK; from the coding sequence ATGTCCATCAACTGGTTCCCCGGCCACATGCACAAGGCCCGCAAAGAGATTGCCGAGGTCATGCCCCAGGTCGATGTCATCATCGAGATGCTCGATGCCCGCATCCCTTTCTCCAGCGAAAACCCACTGGTGCCCGAGCTGCGTGGCGATACCCCGGTGATCAAGGTGCTGAACAAGGCGGATCTCGCCGATCCGGCGATCACCGAGCTGTGGGTGGCGCACATGGAGAAAGAGAAGGGGATCAAGGCGTTGCCTCTGACCCAGCAGGAGCCGGAGAAGATCAAGAACCTGCTGGCCCTGTGCCACGAGATGCTGCCGGAGCGTAACTTCGACCTGCGCGGCGTGCGGGCCATGATCATGGGCATCCCCAACGTGGGCAAGTCCACCCTGATCAACACCCTGGCGGGGCGCACCATAGCCCGCACCGGCAACGAGGCGGGGGTGACCAAGTCCCAGCAGCGGATCAAGCTCGACAACAACGTCATCCTGACCGACACCCCGGGCTTCCTCTGGCCCAAGCTCAACCCGCCCTCCTGCGGCTATCGGCTGGCGGTCACCGCGGCCATCAAGGACACGGTGTTCGACTATGCCGACATCGCCATGTTCGCCGCCGATTACTTCATCAAGGCCTACCCGGAGCGCATCAAGGCGCGCTACCAGATTGCGGATCTGCCGGAGACCGAGATCGAGCTGCTGGAGATGATCGCCCGTCAGCGCGCCTTCGTGCGCAAAGGCGGCCTGGCCGACCTGCACAAGGCGTCCGAGATCCTGGTCAACGAGTTCCGCTCCGGCCTGCTCGGTCGCATCTCGCTGGAGACCCCGGAGATGGTGAGCGCCGAGATAGTTGCGGCAGCAGAAGAGGCTGAGGAGAAGGCCAAGGAGAAGGCCGAGCGGGAAGAGGAGCGCCAGGCGCGCGCCCGCCGCAAGTACGCCAAGAAGCGTCAGAAGTAA
- a CDS encoding alkaline phosphatase, with product MRKMAGLALMIGAALAAGCNSTNDSDTPEPSAKNVIFFLGDGMGLNTLTAARIYGVGEEGSLTIDTLPETAFIKTFSHDSQVTDSAPSMAAYMTGVKSNNGVISMDSDATQESDCSQSAGKPVTTLLELAKADGRGTGVVTSTRVTHATPAATYAHICNRDLEADIAAQLVPGGAGYNGALKEGLDVVLGGGSSFFLPAADLGKREDGRNLINEMQAKGYQFASNLDQLNQAEAGKPLLGLFGSSHMKYDLDRPASEPSLAQMTLAAIKQLKDKEKGYFLMVEGGRIDHALHDTNAKRALQDTLAFDDAIKAAIDEVKKTDPELKNTLIVVTADHDHTLVLNGYAKRTGKTTADNPGVLGLVKNYETGEPSKDADGMPYTIIGFGNGYNRVDGSRSSVAALDDATVSADDYHQEVVVKVGDIGNETHGGTDVFLGAIGQGADSFHGSLDNTAVFGKVKAAAKL from the coding sequence ATGAGAAAAATGGCAGGACTTGCATTGATGATCGGCGCCGCCCTGGCCGCCGGCTGCAACTCCACAAACGACAGCGACACCCCTGAACCCAGCGCCAAGAATGTGATCTTCTTCCTCGGCGATGGCATGGGCCTCAACACCCTGACCGCGGCCCGCATCTACGGCGTCGGGGAAGAGGGTAGTCTCACCATCGACACCCTGCCGGAGACGGCCTTCATCAAGACCTTCTCCCACGACTCCCAGGTCACCGACTCGGCCCCCTCCATGGCCGCCTACATGACCGGGGTCAAGAGCAACAACGGCGTCATCAGCATGGACAGTGATGCCACCCAGGAGAGCGACTGCAGCCAGAGCGCCGGCAAGCCGGTCACCACCCTGCTGGAGCTGGCCAAGGCCGACGGCCGCGGCACCGGCGTGGTCACCAGCACCCGGGTCACTCACGCCACCCCGGCCGCCACCTACGCCCACATCTGCAACCGGGATCTGGAGGCGGACATCGCCGCCCAGCTGGTGCCGGGCGGTGCCGGCTACAACGGCGCCCTGAAGGAGGGGCTGGACGTGGTGCTGGGGGGTGGCAGCAGCTTCTTCCTGCCGGCGGCCGACCTGGGCAAGCGGGAGGATGGCCGCAACCTCATCAACGAGATGCAGGCCAAGGGCTACCAGTTCGCCAGCAACCTGGATCAACTGAACCAGGCCGAGGCGGGCAAGCCGCTGCTGGGACTGTTTGGCTCCAGCCACATGAAATATGACCTGGACAGGCCGGCCAGCGAGCCGTCACTGGCCCAGATGACCCTGGCTGCCATCAAGCAGCTCAAGGACAAGGAGAAGGGCTACTTCCTGATGGTGGAAGGGGGCCGCATCGATCACGCCCTGCACGACACCAACGCCAAGCGCGCCCTGCAGGACACCCTCGCCTTCGACGACGCCATCAAGGCCGCCATCGACGAGGTGAAGAAAACCGACCCCGAGCTGAAGAACACCCTGATCGTGGTCACCGCCGACCATGACCACACGCTGGTGCTCAACGGTTATGCCAAGCGTACCGGCAAGACCACCGCCGACAACCCGGGCGTGCTCGGGCTGGTGAAGAACTACGAAACCGGCGAACCGAGCAAGGATGCCGACGGCATGCCCTACACCATCATCGGCTTCGGCAACGGCTACAACCGGGTGGATGGCTCGCGCAGCAGCGTGGCCGCGCTGGACGATGCCACTGTCTCGGCCGACGACTATCACCAGGAGGTGGTGGTCAAGGTGGGTGACATAGGCAACGAAACCCATGGCGGCACCGACGTCTTCCTCGGCGCCATCGGCCAGGGAGCGGACAGCTTCCACGGCTCTCTCGATAACACCGCCGTGTTCGGCAAGGTCAAAGCTGCGGCCAAGCTGTAA
- a CDS encoding alkaline phosphatase: MTTTMKKTLVCTALFGALGGLSQAQASDAKNVILFIGDGMGPTVLTATRLFKVGEEGNLEIMKLPRSARIKTFSNDAQTTDSAPSMAAYTTGVKMNNEVIAMSSDTQAVAPAKDINGNKGINNCTGDNGTPVPTILELAKAAGKSVGAVTTTELTHATPAATYSHICHRDAAYAIAEQAVPGGAGFNTALGDGVDVLMGGGANHWTPYSASNKGGRADGRDLTAELSAQGYQYVTTQGDLAKVSSGKVLGLFSAKSHLDYELDRVAKGAANTQPSLSEMTAKAIDLLSQNSQGYFLMVEGGRIDHALHATNAKRSLTDAVALDEAVKTALGKVDLSDTLIVVTADHDHTMTINGYSAKGNKVLDLVKNGDGTTQNDVDGKPFTTLVFGNGPNRADVRPTLTSDEVQGDDYLQETGVKLGAETHGGGDVMLFADGAGSDRFKGTLDNTRVFGKLREALGL, encoded by the coding sequence ATGACAACAACCATGAAAAAGACCCTGGTGTGCACCGCCCTGTTCGGTGCCCTGGGTGGCCTGTCCCAGGCCCAGGCCAGCGACGCCAAGAATGTGATCCTGTTTATCGGTGACGGCATGGGCCCCACAGTACTCACCGCTACCCGGCTGTTCAAGGTGGGGGAAGAGGGCAATCTGGAGATCATGAAGCTGCCCCGCAGCGCCCGCATCAAGACCTTCTCCAACGACGCCCAGACCACGGACTCGGCCCCCTCAATGGCGGCCTACACCACCGGCGTCAAGATGAACAACGAGGTGATCGCCATGAGCAGCGACACCCAGGCGGTCGCCCCGGCTAAGGACATCAACGGCAACAAGGGCATCAACAACTGCACCGGCGACAACGGCACCCCGGTGCCGACCATACTGGAGCTGGCCAAGGCGGCGGGTAAATCGGTCGGTGCCGTCACCACCACAGAGCTGACCCATGCCACCCCGGCCGCCACCTACTCCCACATCTGCCACCGGGACGCGGCCTACGCCATCGCCGAGCAGGCGGTACCGGGCGGTGCCGGCTTCAACACCGCGCTCGGGGACGGGGTCGACGTGCTGATGGGGGGCGGTGCCAATCACTGGACCCCCTACAGCGCCAGCAACAAGGGCGGCCGGGCCGATGGCCGGGATCTCACCGCCGAGCTGAGCGCCCAGGGCTATCAATACGTCACCACCCAGGGCGATCTGGCCAAGGTCAGCAGCGGCAAGGTGCTCGGCCTGTTCAGCGCCAAGTCCCACCTCGACTACGAGTTGGACCGCGTCGCCAAGGGGGCCGCCAATACCCAGCCGTCCCTGTCCGAGATGACCGCCAAGGCGATCGATCTGTTGAGCCAGAACAGCCAGGGCTACTTCCTGATGGTGGAGGGGGGTCGCATCGACCACGCCCTGCACGCCACCAACGCCAAGCGCTCCCTCACCGATGCGGTGGCGCTGGACGAGGCGGTCAAGACGGCGCTCGGCAAGGTGGACTTGAGCGATACCCTGATCGTGGTCACCGCCGATCACGACCACACCATGACCATCAACGGCTACTCCGCCAAGGGCAACAAGGTGCTGGATCTGGTCAAGAACGGCGACGGCACTACCCAGAACGACGTGGATGGCAAGCCGTTCACCACCCTGGTGTTCGGCAACGGTCCCAACCGCGCCGACGTGCGCCCCACCCTCACCAGCGATGAGGTGCAGGGAGACGACTACCTGCAGGAGACCGGCGTCAAGCTCGGCGCCGAGACCCACGGCGGCGGCGATGTGATGCTGTTTGCCGATGGTGCGGGCAGCGACCGCTTCAAGGGCACGCTCGACAATACCCGAGTGTTCGGCAAACTGCGGGAGGCGCTCGGCCTGTAA
- a CDS encoding substrate-binding periplasmic protein, translating into MRISVLLLAFGALLTTESAHAVVVIAAEVPPYVIRSYQGAPSGMAIEVLEEAARRLDEPLTFELMPMARALIQTRHRPDVLLLPPVRSPQRESQFLWITPLLDEAFVLVSHRQHHPASLTIEELPAQTIGVMRGSYGQSLIQSIAETRVEPVAAEANNANKLALGRIQGWAVAWNTARYTQQQAGLPLASLVRGETLQQTAIYLAAHPDFPPSEAARWRKAIQAMRRDGSLASIIKQYDYQAP; encoded by the coding sequence ATGCGTATTTCCGTCTTGCTGCTTGCCTTCGGTGCCCTCTTGACCACGGAGTCAGCCCACGCCGTGGTGGTCATCGCGGCCGAGGTGCCCCCCTATGTCATTCGTTCCTACCAGGGCGCCCCGAGCGGCATGGCCATCGAGGTGCTGGAGGAGGCGGCCCGCCGCCTGGATGAACCCCTGACCTTCGAGTTGATGCCGATGGCCCGCGCTCTCATCCAGACCCGCCACCGGCCGGACGTGCTGCTGCTGCCGCCGGTGCGCAGCCCCCAGCGCGAGTCCCAGTTTCTCTGGATAACCCCCCTGCTGGACGAGGCCTTCGTGCTGGTCAGCCACCGCCAGCATCATCCCGCCTCGCTCACCATCGAGGAGCTGCCCGCGCAGACCATAGGGGTGATGCGCGGCTCCTATGGCCAAAGCCTGATCCAGTCCATCGCCGAGACCAGGGTGGAGCCGGTGGCGGCGGAGGCCAACAACGCCAACAAGCTGGCGCTTGGCCGCATCCAGGGCTGGGCCGTGGCCTGGAACACCGCCCGCTATACCCAGCAACAGGCCGGCTTGCCGCTGGCCAGCCTGGTGCGCGGCGAGACCCTGCAGCAGACGGCCATCTACCTCGCCGCCCATCCCGACTTCCCACCCAGCGAGGCGGCGCGTTGGCGCAAGGCGATCCAGGCCATGCGCCGGGACGGCAGCCTGGCCAGCATCATCAAGCAGTACGATTATCAGGCACCCTGA
- the rnk gene encoding nucleoside diphosphate kinase regulator: MKQPHLVISSLDLDRIEQLLGNHPQHLALQEELDRAEIREPADMPPDVVTMNSTVRFKMQNSGSEFCLTLVYPKDAQGDESRISVLAPVGSALLGLKVGDSIAWPGPAGRTIQVEILEVVYQPERAGELHR, encoded by the coding sequence ATGAAACAACCTCATCTCGTGATCTCCAGCCTGGATCTGGATCGCATCGAACAGTTGCTCGGCAACCATCCCCAGCACCTGGCCCTGCAAGAGGAGCTGGATCGCGCCGAGATCCGCGAGCCCGCCGACATGCCGCCGGACGTGGTGACCATGAACAGCACGGTGCGCTTCAAGATGCAAAACAGCGGCTCCGAGTTCTGCCTGACCCTGGTCTATCCGAAGGATGCCCAAGGGGACGAATCCAGGATCTCGGTGCTGGCACCGGTCGGCAGCGCCCTGCTGGGCCTGAAGGTGGGTGACAGCATCGCCTGGCCAGGTCCCGCCGGTCGCACCATCCAGGTCGAGATCCTGGAGGTGGTCTACCAGCCGGAGCGAGCGGGCGAGCTGCACCGCTAG